The genomic stretch agttccacATTTGTTGGTGGATAACTGTTCCTTTATCTTGGGAATTGTTGAAATCTATATCTttcagaaaaaataaaaataattggaTAGATTCGCGGAGGCAGTTACTTGCTTGAGCAAGTTGAGTTGAGCTCGTTTTGTAGCGTCCGACCTCTTCAAAGAAGTCGGATATACGATGGAGATCACATTTTTAGATTGAACCTTTTATATTTATTGGATCTGACTTTATTTATTGGGTTAGAGTATGAACAATAgtcataaattttaattctttaaaGTACCAAATTTGATTTTGTCTAGAATCATATTTAACTactattttcattattttcatgtttttattattaaaaaaaaataatgaaactaTTTGCAGTATTTATATACTTAATAAAAGATATATCAAAAGTATTGTAGCACaaaacctatatatatatatatatgaattacattaaaacaaaaagttatttatattaGAATATCACCATGGGTACATATGTTTTATTTAACAGACCTTTGTAAAATGTTTCCCAAGAGCAAACCAAACAAAAGTACTATATTAACATTTATATTAGCCATGCATAATGACATTTCAATTTTCACCTATACAAACATCCTCTGTATGCTGGTGTCCAATAATCTGGTCCACTGTTCTCTCTGTAAATAAGAGGAGTACATGAAGTTGGAACTAAACAAAGTCCTCTAGTCCTAAGGTCTAATTTTGCATCCTCTTTATGGTGATCTTTTCTATCCAAGCTTCCCCATGGATCCTATATTATTAAGTAACACCAAGAGAAAAATCAACAATAATGCCATTAATTTAACAATGAAGAGTGAAAATTTGATAGATGTGAAAAAATATTGTTCCTCCCATTTTCAAATAAgttgtttaattttaaaatttttatttttcaaaaaaataagtATTCACTTAATAAATCAATGTcaaattacttttttttgttCAGTCATGCTCTAGAAATAATAATAGAGAGaataaattagtaaaaaaagtataataattaaagagaataattatttttattaaagacaattttaaaacatattttttatttttataactcTAATACATTTTAATCACTTtcttaattcaaataaaaatttaaaagtggACATTATTATTTGAGAAAAGAGAGAATACATAAGAGAAGTTTCTTAATTACCTTGTGGGAATTAGACTTCAAGTAAGGGTTGCTTAGTAGCTGCAGCAAGCACATGCAAGAATAATTATTATTGTGAATGTAAACTATCCCAATATATGTTAAGGGAATAAATTAAAGCAACATAGCTCTTAATTATGATTATTTTTCATAGTACAAGATAATTGTTTGCGTCATATATATATTGGTTCACAAGAAGATTAATTAAGTATATCTTTCACTCTTATTCTTTACATAATGTGTTTTCATAAATAACTTTGTAATTTCTTACCccccaaaagaaaaaaaagtttgtAATAATTCTTATTTTTGGAATAATTTATTGGTTGTCAGTTCACGTGACAGGTGTGGTGTGCTTAGTTATATGCCTATAATAAACTTTAGCCTATTCCAGAAATTATTAAGCAACAATTTGAGAGTTGGACATGAGTTCCTATAAGAAAAGACGAACGTAACGAGTGGCTATTACCAAGTCGATTAGGAGCTAAAAGAGTGGATTGACTTTGTTCCGTCTAATTGTTGACGACAATGTCGGAGATAATTACgattttttttagtgtttgtATTATAATTCAGAACTTTTGAAATGTTCCATCTTCCTATATTGAgccttttgtttcaaaaaaaaattaatttttggtgTTTATGGTACAAATAAAAGTGTACGTTGCTATAATTGTGCATGTTGTTCATGGGATAGAGGGAAAATGTGTTCTTCTTCAGTGTAACATTAAAAGAATGgggagaaaaaagaagaagaagaaaaaggaaattaaaagaaagcaacaataattggtgtattattatataattatatttagttGCATTAGCATAATGATTCAATAATGAAGGAAACTTTTTTGAAAGTGATACGTACCTGGACTTGTTCTTGAAGAAACTTTATGTACCCAATTGCTTCAAACAGCACCGAAGCTGTGTCTGTCTGAAATTCAAGAAAGAAAATTGGATCACTATGAAGTAGTAGGTAGTGAGAAAAGTAGAAAGCactgttaattatttatttaaatatatacaaagttgagaaggaaaaaaaaagtgaacaaataaagaaataaaaaggaagaAATTAGTGCAATCCGTAGTAACAACAACCTTTCCAAATGGAGACACAATTTGTTGAAGGGCTGTGATCTTGTCCCCCAGCTTGACTTTGGGTGCTTGCAccttttaaacaaaataaaaatgaatagaagcttcttattaattttaaataaacaagtttctttttcttcattttctttaatttaattaatataattcacattattaaaaactaaaatcaaCTATTATGTATTTTTGTACAAATATATATGCagttcaatttatttttaatatatatattttgatgtgTATTATctattaatagttaattttagaataaattattatttatatttgtaaaaGATACAGATGATAGATGTAcccatataaaaataaaattttcgtGTGTTAAGAGTACTCGGACGTTGGTTACACGATTGGTCCGTTAAGGTATTCTTAGCACACAAAAACTATTTTCTGTAAGTACAATTGTCGTTTTATTCTTATATAGATATATTTGTCTTGTATCCTTTATAGATACAAATGGTAATTTATTCGTTAATTTTAAGAGGTGATTTTAACATATACCTATGGTAGtttttcattatatatattgttatgtATACCTTTGTAGAAGAAGCTGTGGATGTATCTTGCTTAGGCTTCTTCAAGATTGCTTCTGAAGATTCTTCAGATCTTTTCTTCTTTACTTCACGAGCTGTTGTCCCCTCTACTCTTCCATTATTACTTCTATTTATCTGCATATTTTAGAAAACACACTTAATTAgtaaactttttctttttttttttatttttttaataaagataATGTAAGGAAATTAAAGGAGTATGAGAATTGATATGAACACTTGTCTTCAGATTTAAATAAGATGTAAGATTCTTAATTAACTACTAAATTTTGAGTTTAACTGTAAAAAATTAACTAACCTAGCAATTAATATACCAATTTTGTTAATTCAAccatgcattattattattggaagGAAAGAGTATAATCTCACCGGGGAAGTTGTTTGAAGACCTTGGTGCTTCTTTGATTCAGATAAATTATTGATGTATTTGATATTAGGCTTTTGTGCATGGATTCCAAGAACTGGCCTCCCAAGCCTACTATTAAAGGAAATAACATCTGAGATGTTTCTTGTGCATGAAGAAAGGTTTGGCAAACCATGGTAAAATTTATTACCACTACTATCTCCTCCTCCCATCACTGAAGAAAGACCATTAATTAGTCCATTTTGAAATCCACtatttgtttgatgatgatgatgaaattCTTCCTTCACCTTTGTGGGATGATCATAGCTACTGATTGGAGGGTATGATGTGGAATCTCCAATAAAAACTTGTTGCTTGAAATTACAATTAAggtcatgatgatgatgatgattattattatttgttggTGGATGATCAAAGTGGCTACTACTAACTTCAGGGTCAGGTGGGGCAATAGACCAAGTGCTAACAAGATTAGATAACTTAGTCAACCTTTCATTATTCTCAATCAATGCATCATCACTGAacccattattattattattattattattattattattattattcaagtGCTTCTCAaaactgttgttgaatgatGAAGAAGTTGATCCACCACTATATTCCCAACTAGTAGTGGTGTCAAGTTTCTTCAAGTAGTCACATGCCGGTTCTTCAAACATAGAGCTTGTCATGTTCTTAGATGATAGTGCATCCAGAAACTTCATTTCTCCCATTTCTTCATTGTTGTGTAACTCCCCGTTTGATCCAACAGCTCTataaattgtttaaaaaaaaaacaccaaattaaccttaatatatttaatctatGTGGGTGCATATCAAAAtccaattttgatttttttggattcaaatatacaataaaacaaaataaatattaaggGTTTTGTTGGTTTGaatgaaattagaaaaaatcTTAGTTTCATATAGTATGAAAGCATTGACTAATTTGTGGATTGGATTAGCAAAATCTATAGAagacagaaaaaaaaatagtaccTTAACCCTATTTAATAGGCTCctgtatatataaataaaaccTTATAGCACCCTATATTATTCCACCTAAATAAAAGTTATTATCCCCTTTTCTCTaattctctctctatatatacatatataaacacTTGAATAACAATAAACAAagtggtttagaaactatatctgTATAAAAATCATAGAAATTTGAAGGTAGGTATAGTAGTACTCACGATAGAACATGATTCCAAAGATGATTATCGTCAGCATGTTCGGGCAAGAAGTGGTTGTTGTTGGAGGAAGGATGAAGAAGCCTTCGGGAAGAATCAACAGTGAGGGTTGAATGGTTGGAGGCATTAGTGAAAGATGTTGAAACAGATATATCCTCgtcacaagaacatgatgaagaattattattattattattatatgcgTTAGTATTAGTAGCATGATTTGCATGGAGGTACCACCAATTGAAGGAAGCAGGAGAAGTGGTTGCAACTGAGTTTCCACCACATCCTTCAGCCATAGATAGATAGGTAGCT from Arachis stenosperma cultivar V10309 chromosome 9, arast.V10309.gnm1.PFL2, whole genome shotgun sequence encodes the following:
- the LOC130950721 gene encoding transcription factor bHLH111 — its product is MAEGCGGNSVATTSPASFNWWYLHANHATNTNAYNNNNNNSSSCSCDEDISVSTSFTNASNHSTLTVDSSRRLLHPSSNNNHFLPEHADDNHLWNHVLSAVGSNGELHNNEEMGEMKFLDALSSKNMTSSMFEEPACDYLKKLDTTTSWEYSGGSTSSSFNNSFEKHLNNNNNNNNNNNNNGFSDDALIENNERLTKLSNLVSTWSIAPPDPEVSSSHFDHPPTNNNNHHHHHDLNCNFKQQVFIGDSTSYPPISSYDHPTKVKEEFHHHHQTNSGFQNGLINGLSSVMGGGDSSGNKFYHGLPNLSSCTRNISDVISFNSRLGRPVLGIHAQKPNIKYINNLSESKKHQGLQTTSPINRSNNGRVEGTTAREVKKKRSEESSEAILKKPKQDTSTASSTKVQAPKVKLGDKITALQQIVSPFGKTDTASVLFEAIGYIKFLQEQVQLLSNPYLKSNSHKDPWGSLDRKDHHKEDAKLDLRTRGLCLVPTSCTPLIYRENSGPDYWTPAYRGCLYR